A single region of the Oenococcus kitaharae DSM 17330 genome encodes:
- a CDS encoding NAD(P)(+) transhydrogenase (Re/Si-specific) subunit beta produces MTGLTTTASLIYLISAFCYVIGVHLMRSPKTAKKGNGLSFVGMILAVIMILIEILVSGRVQVGAWIALAAGLALGIFYGFSKAKRVPMTDVPQLVSLFNAVGGGAAAAIGAFDYMTANGHLPLVLSIPVVLDIVIGGITFSGSLIATGKLSGKVSGKPITFPGSKFVNILVVIAIVAAAILMITQVDNSWYLVLALLASLAFGLLMTLPIGGADMPVVVSLLNAFTGLAVAFAGFVINNQVLIIAGALVGAAGTILTLQMADAMNRSVANILAGGFGTDDSQSVSPAGQTDVKVVETSADDIGLQLAYAHNVMIVPGYGLAAAQAQHEVAELAKLLTDNGINVDYAIHPVAGRMPGHMNVLLADVNVPYDQLKQLDEANSMFENTDVSLVIGANDVTNPLARESGNDISGMPILDVDKSKSVVVIKRSMSSGYAGVPNPLFSLPNTKMFFSDAKKGLQDIIASSKEYINQ; encoded by the coding sequence ATGACAGGTCTGACAACAACTGCATCTCTCATTTATCTGATCTCGGCCTTTTGCTATGTGATTGGCGTGCATTTGATGCGCAGCCCTAAGACGGCTAAAAAGGGGAATGGCCTCTCATTTGTCGGTATGATTCTGGCTGTCATCATGATTTTGATTGAAATCCTGGTCTCTGGCCGTGTCCAAGTTGGCGCCTGGATTGCTTTGGCTGCCGGATTGGCTTTGGGTATTTTTTATGGCTTTAGCAAGGCAAAAAGAGTACCGATGACCGATGTGCCGCAGCTGGTTTCATTATTTAACGCCGTTGGTGGCGGTGCAGCTGCTGCGATTGGCGCTTTTGATTACATGACAGCTAATGGGCACTTGCCGCTTGTTTTATCAATTCCGGTGGTCTTAGATATCGTCATTGGCGGGATTACATTTTCTGGTTCTTTGATTGCCACTGGCAAACTTTCCGGGAAGGTTTCTGGAAAACCGATTACATTTCCAGGTTCAAAATTTGTCAATATCCTGGTCGTGATTGCGATCGTGGCTGCTGCCATCTTAATGATCACGCAAGTTGACAATAGCTGGTACCTTGTCTTGGCTTTGCTGGCCAGCTTGGCTTTTGGGCTCTTGATGACACTGCCGATTGGCGGTGCAGATATGCCGGTCGTTGTATCATTGTTAAATGCCTTTACTGGCCTAGCAGTTGCTTTTGCCGGATTCGTGATTAACAATCAGGTTTTGATTATTGCCGGTGCGCTTGTTGGTGCTGCGGGCACGATTTTGACCTTGCAGATGGCTGATGCGATGAATCGGTCAGTCGCTAATATTCTGGCAGGTGGATTCGGGACAGATGATTCTCAATCCGTTTCCCCTGCTGGCCAGACGGATGTCAAAGTGGTCGAAACATCAGCTGACGATATTGGTTTGCAATTAGCCTATGCACATAATGTGATGATTGTTCCTGGTTATGGTTTGGCGGCCGCTCAGGCCCAGCATGAAGTAGCTGAGTTAGCCAAACTGCTGACTGATAACGGGATTAATGTTGATTACGCCATCCATCCGGTCGCTGGACGTATGCCTGGCCATATGAATGTGCTGCTGGCTGATGTCAATGTGCCTTATGACCAATTGAAGCAGTTGGATGAAGCTAATTCCATGTTTGAGAATACCGATGTTTCCTTGGTTATTGGTGCAAATGACGTGACGAATCCATTGGCTCGCGAATCGGGGAATGATATTTCCGGAATGCCTATCTTGGATGTTGATAAGTCTAAGTCGGTTGTTGTTATCAAACGCTCGATGAGCAGTGGATATGCCGGTGTTCCAAATCCATTATTCTCTTTGCCGAATACAAAGATGTTCTTCTCGGATGCTAAAAAAGGTCTGCAGGATATTATCGCTTCAAGCAAGGAATATATCAACCAATAA
- a CDS encoding carbonic anhydrase family protein: MAKLNYEDQESWPFESGKRQSPMDLHFAQAKKMPSAADLQLAYSQVASYAKDTGRGIEVGSSGQAMINQRPFSLQQFHFHAPSEHLLDGQDFPAEVHFVHEAADGQLAVIAVFLTVGQTSPAITSILHQLGASEKFACDVEKLLPKDRSYFHYLGSLTTPPLTETVEWYVMTHPVELSALQLKEFHQLYEHNNRKIQAMNDRPLLYFQAKEPS; this comes from the coding sequence ATGGCAAAACTTAATTATGAAGATCAAGAGAGTTGGCCATTTGAAAGTGGGAAACGGCAGTCGCCGATGGATTTGCACTTTGCTCAAGCTAAAAAAATGCCATCAGCTGCGGATTTGCAGCTGGCCTACAGTCAAGTGGCCAGCTACGCTAAAGATACGGGGCGCGGCATCGAAGTTGGATCATCTGGCCAAGCCATGATTAATCAGCGGCCATTTAGTTTACAGCAGTTTCATTTTCACGCACCCAGCGAACACTTGCTTGACGGACAGGATTTTCCGGCCGAAGTTCATTTTGTTCATGAAGCAGCAGATGGCCAGCTGGCAGTGATTGCCGTTTTCCTGACTGTTGGGCAAACATCCCCAGCAATTACCTCGATCCTGCATCAACTAGGTGCCTCAGAGAAATTTGCCTGTGATGTCGAAAAACTGCTGCCAAAAGACCGTTCTTACTTTCATTACTTAGGTTCTTTGACTACGCCGCCATTGACTGAAACAGTCGAATGGTATGTGATGACGCACCCTGTCGAATTATCGGCCCTGCAGCTCAAAGAATTCCACCAGCTTTATGAACATAACAACCGAAAAATCCAAGCCATGAATGACCGGCCGCTGCTTTATTTTCAAGCCAAGGAGCCATCATGA
- a CDS encoding NAD-dependent epimerase/dehydratase family protein has product MKVLVFGGSGFVGQQLLKTFQAQGWQTISVSRHGRPKKGQAAWADEVTWIKSDVTKDQTWQDAAKNADWIIDAIGILFEKPKQGITYENAIVLPLQNIADFLLKQSKPARLIFISANKAPLVLKKYMQHKIAAERFLQQPDFAKLQSVIIYPGLVIDAAKPSTLIAEWGIHLLYRLPFLKKWISGYLPIKRTILADEITKVMRGGKSILTQRRP; this is encoded by the coding sequence ATGAAAGTACTGGTCTTTGGCGGCAGTGGTTTTGTCGGGCAGCAATTACTGAAAACTTTTCAAGCACAAGGCTGGCAAACGATCAGTGTTTCACGGCACGGCCGACCGAAAAAAGGTCAAGCGGCCTGGGCTGATGAAGTGACTTGGATCAAATCTGATGTGACAAAAGATCAGACTTGGCAGGATGCTGCTAAAAATGCCGATTGGATCATTGATGCGATTGGTATTTTGTTTGAAAAACCCAAACAAGGCATCACCTACGAGAACGCGATTGTACTGCCCTTGCAGAATATTGCTGATTTTTTGCTTAAACAATCAAAGCCAGCCAGACTGATATTTATTTCTGCTAACAAAGCGCCTCTTGTCCTGAAAAAGTACATGCAACATAAGATCGCGGCTGAAAGATTTTTGCAGCAGCCCGATTTTGCCAAACTACAAAGTGTCATTATCTATCCAGGGCTGGTCATTGATGCTGCTAAACCTAGCACGCTGATTGCTGAATGGGGCATTCACCTGCTGTACCGTCTACCCTTTTTAAAAAAATGGATCAGCGGCTATCTGCCCATCAAACGGACAATCTTAGCCGACGAAATTACCAAAGTCATGCGGGGCGGCAAATCAATTTTGACGCAACGGCGGCCATAA
- a CDS encoding NAD(P)H-binding protein produces MKIAIIGATGMAGRSIYREAAGRGHEVTAFVRDLNKAEGLLGPGRFIKKSLYQIGAANLHSYDVVINAFANHTHPIENFDALSYLLRIGRKIDSRFIFILGAASLKREDGQLLYDSLSKLANNEAWIDEPKFGVDALYVLQHDAQNVNWTAISPQQEFVDGPASDYRTGRDELIYAEDGKSHVTTGNIARAILNEIEEPRFIGERFTVADK; encoded by the coding sequence ATGAAGATTGCAATTATTGGTGCGACCGGCATGGCAGGAAGATCGATCTATCGCGAGGCAGCCGGACGCGGGCACGAGGTGACAGCTTTTGTGCGGGATTTAAATAAGGCTGAGGGACTCCTTGGCCCAGGCCGTTTTATTAAAAAGAGCCTCTATCAAATTGGTGCGGCAAACTTGCACAGCTATGATGTTGTGATTAATGCTTTTGCCAATCATACACATCCGATTGAAAATTTTGATGCTTTGAGTTATTTATTGCGGATTGGCCGCAAAATTGATAGTCGTTTTATTTTTATTTTAGGTGCTGCCTCGCTTAAAAGAGAAGACGGGCAGCTGTTATATGACAGCTTGTCTAAGCTGGCTAATAACGAGGCCTGGATTGATGAGCCGAAATTTGGTGTCGATGCACTTTATGTTTTACAGCACGATGCTCAAAATGTGAATTGGACGGCGATCTCGCCGCAGCAGGAATTTGTCGACGGGCCAGCCTCCGATTATAGAACAGGCCGAGATGAATTAATTTATGCTGAAGATGGCAAATCCCATGTGACGACAGGCAATATTGCAAGGGCCATTCTCAATGAAATCGAGGAACCGCGTTTCATCGGCGAACGTTTTACAGTTGCTGACAAATAA
- a CDS encoding NAD(P) transhydrogenase subunit alpha produces the protein MSEELYANLAIFVLSLLVGFEVMSKIPSTLQTPMMSGANAIHGVVVVGAFAIAAEANNWLLYVLTFFAALFAAINVAGGYTVTDRMLGMFDRKPAKKEEDKK, from the coding sequence ATGAGTGAAGAATTATATGCCAATTTGGCTATCTTTGTTTTAAGCCTGCTGGTTGGTTTTGAGGTTATGTCGAAAATTCCATCCACGCTGCAGACACCGATGATGTCTGGTGCAAACGCGATTCACGGTGTGGTTGTCGTTGGTGCCTTTGCTATTGCAGCCGAGGCCAATAATTGGCTGTTGTATGTGCTGACTTTCTTTGCTGCACTATTTGCTGCAATCAATGTCGCCGGTGGCTATACGGTAACAGACAGAATGCTAGGTATGTTTGACCGCAAGCCAGCTAAAAAAGAGGAGGACAAAAAATGA
- the uvrA gene encoding excinuclease ABC subunit UvrA gives MVKKYISIRGARSHNLKNIDVDIPRDSLTVLTGLSGSGKSSLAFDTLYAEGQRRYVQSLSAYARQFLGQMEKPDVDSIEGLSPAISIDQKTTNNNPRSTVGTVTEINDYLRLLFARIGRPDAPKDGTIVMVTVDQMVEKVLKLPERSRLQIFAPIIENQPGTHEQSLKNAKKLGYIRARIDGEIVELDEEQNLSLNRESSHTIEIMIDRIILKAGSRSRLYDAMEAATRIADGKVTVEEVDGPTMKFSDHYSGALKDFRVGRLEPRLFSFNAPMGACPVCQGLGVLRKVDIDLVVPDDSLSIRQGAIAPWNPISSNYYPSMLSQFAEQNGINEDTPWRKLPKKQRDMVLNGTGEKTFHFHYENDFGGVRDVDTEFEGVLNNIQRRFNDSNSEFTRDVMSQYMAEMSCPACGGYRLNPAALSVKIHHLNIGQVVDLAVSDELSFFKALKLGKNDQEIAAPIAKEISDRLGFLVSVGLGYLTLSRSAGTLSGGESQRIRLATQIGSNLSGVLYVLDEPSIGLHQRDNDMLLNSLKKMRDLGNTLVVVEHDEDTMRAADYLIDIGPGAGDKGGEVMAAGTPKQVERVAKSITGQYLSGKKFIPVPEKHHPGNGEFVEIDGAAENNLKKINVKFPLGKFIAVTGVSGSGKSTLVNSILKRALKQKINGNSEKPGAYKSIKGFEHIEKVIDIDQSPIGRTPRSNPATYTGVFDDIRGLFAQTNEAKMRGYAKGRFSFNVKGGRCENCQGDGIIKIEMNFLPDVYVTCEVCGGTRYNSETLEVTYKGKNIAQVLDMTVDEALPFFSAIPKIARKLQTIKDVGLGYVQLGQSATTLSGGEAQRMKLASELHRIQSGRNFYILDEPTTGLHTDDVKRLLEVLHRLVDAGNTVLVIEHNLDVIKTADWVIDLGPEGGQGGGQVIATGTPDDVAQVKASYTGQYLGPIMKRDRDRQAKLDKQKIAMS, from the coding sequence ATGGTGAAGAAATACATTTCGATTCGCGGGGCGCGTTCCCACAATTTAAAAAACATTGATGTTGATATTCCGCGCGACAGCCTGACTGTCCTGACCGGCCTATCTGGATCTGGCAAGTCCAGCTTGGCTTTTGACACCTTGTATGCTGAGGGGCAGCGCCGCTATGTGCAGAGTCTGTCAGCCTATGCTCGGCAGTTTTTAGGTCAGATGGAAAAACCCGATGTCGACTCGATTGAAGGACTGTCGCCGGCCATTTCTATTGATCAGAAGACGACCAATAATAATCCTCGGTCGACGGTCGGAACTGTCACGGAAATTAATGACTACCTGCGTTTGCTGTTTGCACGTATCGGCCGGCCGGATGCACCTAAAGACGGTACAATCGTGATGGTGACTGTCGACCAGATGGTTGAAAAAGTGCTAAAACTGCCTGAGCGCTCCCGCTTGCAGATTTTTGCGCCAATTATCGAAAATCAGCCCGGTACGCATGAACAATCTCTGAAAAATGCCAAAAAATTGGGTTATATTCGTGCCCGTATTGATGGTGAGATTGTTGAGCTGGATGAAGAACAAAACTTGTCTTTGAATCGTGAAAGCAGTCATACGATTGAGATCATGATTGACCGCATCATCTTAAAAGCTGGTTCGCGATCCCGCCTTTATGATGCTATGGAGGCCGCAACTCGAATCGCGGATGGCAAGGTAACCGTTGAAGAAGTCGACGGGCCAACGATGAAATTTTCTGACCATTATTCGGGTGCTTTAAAGGATTTTCGTGTCGGCCGTTTGGAACCGAGATTGTTTTCTTTTAACGCACCAATGGGTGCCTGCCCAGTCTGCCAAGGGTTGGGTGTGCTGCGCAAAGTTGATATTGATCTTGTGGTCCCGGATGACTCGCTTTCGATTAGGCAAGGCGCAATTGCGCCTTGGAACCCTATTTCTTCTAATTACTATCCGTCTATGTTGTCACAGTTTGCCGAGCAGAATGGTATTAATGAAGACACACCTTGGCGTAAATTACCAAAAAAACAGCGTGACATGGTGTTGAACGGCACTGGCGAGAAGACATTTCATTTCCATTATGAAAATGATTTCGGCGGAGTCCGTGATGTTGATACTGAATTTGAAGGCGTTTTGAATAATATTCAGCGGCGTTTTAACGACTCTAATTCTGAATTTACAAGGGATGTGATGAGTCAATATATGGCTGAGATGTCTTGTCCGGCTTGTGGTGGCTATCGTTTGAACCCGGCGGCGCTGTCAGTGAAAATTCATCATTTGAATATTGGGCAAGTGGTGGACCTGGCAGTTTCCGATGAATTGTCTTTTTTCAAAGCATTGAAATTAGGTAAAAACGATCAAGAAATCGCCGCACCGATTGCCAAAGAAATTTCCGACCGTTTGGGTTTTCTCGTGTCAGTTGGCTTGGGCTACTTGACGCTTTCCCGTTCTGCCGGGACCTTATCAGGTGGAGAGAGCCAGCGAATTCGTTTGGCCACCCAGATTGGATCGAATTTATCAGGTGTCCTTTACGTACTGGATGAGCCGTCTATCGGACTGCATCAGCGAGACAATGATATGCTTTTGAATTCGCTCAAAAAGATGCGCGACCTTGGTAACACACTCGTTGTTGTCGAACATGACGAAGATACGATGCGGGCGGCTGATTATTTGATTGATATTGGCCCGGGTGCCGGCGACAAAGGTGGCGAAGTGATGGCCGCCGGTACGCCTAAACAAGTAGAACGCGTGGCTAAATCCATTACAGGCCAATACCTGTCGGGGAAGAAATTTATTCCAGTACCGGAAAAACACCATCCAGGCAATGGCGAGTTTGTCGAAATAGATGGGGCAGCGGAGAACAACTTAAAAAAGATCAACGTTAAATTTCCCTTGGGCAAATTCATCGCTGTGACTGGTGTTTCTGGGTCGGGTAAATCCACGCTAGTCAATTCGATTCTAAAACGCGCGCTGAAACAAAAAATTAACGGTAACTCAGAAAAACCCGGCGCCTATAAGTCAATTAAAGGTTTTGAACACATTGAAAAAGTGATCGACATTGATCAATCACCGATTGGTCGGACACCGCGGTCAAATCCAGCAACTTATACGGGTGTTTTTGATGATATTCGCGGCTTGTTTGCTCAGACTAATGAAGCGAAGATGCGTGGTTATGCCAAGGGACGTTTTTCTTTCAATGTGAAAGGCGGCCGTTGTGAAAACTGTCAAGGCGATGGCATTATCAAAATCGAGATGAACTTCCTGCCGGATGTCTACGTCACGTGTGAAGTCTGTGGCGGTACGCGTTACAATTCCGAGACTTTGGAAGTTACCTACAAAGGTAAAAATATTGCCCAAGTGTTGGATATGACGGTTGATGAAGCATTGCCTTTCTTTTCTGCAATACCAAAAATTGCTCGTAAACTGCAGACAATTAAGGATGTCGGCCTAGGCTATGTCCAATTAGGACAGTCTGCGACGACTCTTTCGGGTGGTGAAGCTCAGCGCATGAAATTAGCCAGTGAACTTCATCGTATTCAATCTGGCCGTAATTTTTATATTTTAGATGAGCCGACCACGGGCCTGCATACTGATGATGTTAAACGGCTCTTAGAAGTACTGCATCGTTTGGTTGATGCTGGAAATACGGTGCTTGTCATCGAACATAATCTGGATGTCATCAAGACAGCCGATTGGGTGATTGATTTAGGCCCTGAAGGCGGCCAAGGCGGCGGCCAAGTCATCGCTACGGGAACACCTGACGATGTTGCTCAAGTTAAAGCCTCTTATACTGGCCAGTATTTAGGACCGATTATGAAGCGTGATCGCGACCGCCAGGCCAAATTAGATAAACAAAAAATTGCAATGAGTTAA
- the uvrB gene encoding excinuclease ABC subunit UvrB, whose translation MELETRLPGNFKLNSQYQPTGDQPTAIKQLTDGLKNGIKEQILLGATGTGKTFTISNVIAAANKPTLILSHNKTLAGQLYGEMKSFFPDNAVEYFVSYYDYYQPEAYVPSSDTYIEKDASINDEIDKLRNSATSSLLSRNDTIVVASVSSIFGLGDPRQYKDHVISLRVGDEYGRDNLMRHLIDIQYVRNDIDFARGTFRVRGDVVEIFPASEDEKAIRVEFFGDEVDRIREINPLTGEILLEDDFISIFPAKHFMTNDDILKTATDGIRQEMVESVKKFEQQGKLLEAQRIKQRTEYDIEMLLEMGYTNGIENYSRWMDGRKQGEPPFTLLDFFPKDFLLVVDESHVTMPQVRGMFNGDQARKKTLVDYGFRLPSALDNRPLKLNEFEKHVNQIIYMSATPGDYELARVAPEHIAEQIIRPTGLLDPEIEVRPIMGQIDDLLGEINERAKKDERVFITTLTKRMSEDLTSYLKENGVKVQYLHSDIKTLERSEILRNLRLGKFDVLVGINLLREGLDVPEVSLVAILDADKDGFLRNERSLIQTIGRAARNSNGHVIMYADKITENMQKAIDETARRRKIQIAYNEKHHITPMTIKKPIRGAIAISHEVASSDESKMDLTQVAFADMPAADQREMIQSLTDQMKAAAKRMDFEEAAQLRDAVIEFKNKLKKK comes from the coding sequence ATGGAATTGGAAACGCGTTTACCTGGAAATTTTAAATTAAATAGTCAATACCAGCCGACTGGTGACCAGCCGACCGCGATTAAGCAGCTGACTGACGGACTTAAAAATGGTATTAAAGAACAGATTTTGTTGGGTGCTACAGGCACAGGCAAGACTTTTACGATTTCAAACGTGATTGCTGCTGCCAACAAGCCGACTTTGATCTTGTCCCATAATAAGACCCTGGCCGGCCAGCTTTATGGCGAGATGAAAAGCTTCTTCCCGGATAATGCAGTCGAGTATTTTGTTTCTTACTATGATTATTACCAGCCGGAAGCCTACGTGCCTTCTTCGGATACCTATATTGAAAAAGATGCCAGCATTAATGATGAGATTGATAAGCTGCGAAACAGTGCCACCAGCAGTCTCCTGTCGCGTAATGACACAATTGTCGTAGCTTCTGTTTCGTCGATTTTTGGTTTGGGCGATCCGCGCCAGTATAAAGATCACGTGATCAGCCTGCGTGTCGGGGATGAATATGGGCGCGATAATCTCATGCGCCACTTAATCGACATCCAATATGTGCGAAACGATATCGATTTTGCCCGTGGCACTTTCCGTGTCCGCGGAGATGTCGTCGAAATATTCCCGGCTTCAGAAGATGAAAAAGCGATTCGTGTCGAATTTTTCGGGGACGAGGTTGACCGTATTCGAGAGATTAATCCGCTGACTGGCGAGATTTTATTGGAGGATGACTTTATTTCAATATTCCCAGCCAAACATTTCATGACTAACGATGATATTTTAAAGACGGCTACCGATGGCATCCGCCAGGAAATGGTTGAATCGGTGAAAAAATTTGAACAGCAGGGAAAATTGCTGGAAGCGCAGCGTATCAAGCAGCGGACTGAATACGATATCGAAATGCTGCTGGAAATGGGTTATACAAACGGCATTGAAAACTATTCGCGTTGGATGGATGGCCGCAAACAAGGGGAACCACCTTTCACACTGTTGGATTTCTTCCCGAAGGATTTTCTTTTAGTTGTTGATGAGAGTCATGTGACAATGCCGCAGGTTCGCGGTATGTTCAACGGCGATCAGGCACGAAAAAAGACCTTGGTGGATTATGGTTTTCGTCTGCCCTCGGCTTTGGATAATCGCCCGCTCAAATTAAATGAATTTGAAAAGCATGTGAACCAGATTATTTATATGTCGGCAACACCTGGTGATTATGAACTAGCACGTGTGGCTCCTGAACATATTGCTGAACAGATTATTCGGCCGACTGGTCTTTTGGACCCGGAAATTGAAGTGCGGCCGATCATGGGCCAGATTGATGATCTCCTTGGCGAGATCAATGAACGTGCCAAAAAAGACGAGCGTGTCTTTATTACGACATTGACCAAGCGCATGTCCGAAGATTTAACTTCGTATTTGAAGGAAAATGGCGTGAAAGTTCAGTACTTGCACAGCGATATTAAGACCTTAGAACGATCGGAAATATTGCGTAATCTGCGTTTGGGCAAATTTGATGTGCTGGTCGGGATTAATCTGCTGCGTGAAGGTTTGGATGTTCCTGAAGTCAGCCTTGTTGCAATCTTAGATGCTGATAAAGATGGCTTTTTGCGCAACGAGCGGTCATTAATCCAGACGATCGGGCGTGCCGCGCGTAATTCGAACGGGCATGTGATTATGTATGCGGACAAAATCACAGAAAACATGCAAAAAGCCATTGATGAAACCGCTCGACGCCGGAAGATCCAAATTGCTTACAACGAAAAACACCACATTACGCCGATGACGATCAAAAAACCAATTCGCGGTGCCATTGCTATTTCACACGAAGTTGCTTCAAGTGATGAGTCCAAGATGGATCTCACTCAGGTCGCCTTTGCTGATATGCCTGCTGCTGATCAGCGGGAAATGATCCAAAGCCTGACTGATCAGATGAAGGCTGCTGCTAAGCGTATGGACTTTGAAGAGGCTGCTCAGTTGCGGGATGCTGTTATCGAGTTCAAAAACAAGCTGAAGAAAAAGTAA
- a CDS encoding solute carrier family 23 protein, which yields MEEKHANGAIYDLYERPPFPALFGLSLQHLFSMFGATVLVPLLVGLNPGVAIFSSGVGTLLHMLITRGKIPAYMGSSFAFIIPMGSLMKAFGYPAVGQGVLSVGVVYLIVALIVAKAGSAWIDRIFPASVVGPIVMVIGLSLASTAAQNATINSATSKYDIKIFIVALLTLAVTILYNMCFKGFMGMIPVLLGIITGYIFAVLFGLVDFSRVMTAPWFALPNFNSIFESSRFYPSAVLSMAPLALVTISEHLGHIMVLNKITGHNFFKDPGLSHTLAGDGTASIAASLVGGPSVTSYGENIGVMQMSRVYSVWVIGGAAVLAVLLSFIGKLSALIETVPGAVIGGVGFMLYGVIAAAGLQVIVDSKVDYSKKRNLMVAAPILVIGIGNFHLQLSNGLDFSGVALATVIGILLNLILPKVAASEK from the coding sequence ATGGAAGAGAAACACGCGAATGGCGCGATTTATGACTTGTATGAACGGCCGCCATTTCCAGCTTTATTTGGTTTAAGCTTGCAGCATTTGTTCAGTATGTTCGGAGCGACTGTGCTGGTTCCGTTGCTGGTCGGCTTAAATCCTGGTGTGGCAATTTTTTCGTCAGGTGTTGGTACACTGCTTCACATGCTGATAACTAGAGGAAAAATCCCGGCTTACATGGGCTCGAGTTTTGCCTTTATCATTCCAATGGGCAGTTTGATGAAAGCTTTCGGCTACCCAGCTGTTGGGCAAGGTGTTTTGTCAGTTGGTGTTGTCTACCTGATTGTGGCTTTGATTGTTGCTAAAGCCGGATCTGCTTGGATTGACAGAATTTTTCCGGCTTCGGTCGTTGGCCCGATTGTCATGGTGATCGGTCTATCTTTGGCATCTACCGCTGCTCAGAATGCCACGATCAACTCCGCAACAAGTAAATACGACATTAAGATTTTTATCGTTGCTTTGCTAACACTGGCTGTCACGATTTTATACAACATGTGTTTCAAAGGCTTTATGGGGATGATTCCGGTTCTGTTAGGGATTATAACCGGATATATTTTCGCGGTGTTGTTTGGCTTGGTTGATTTTAGTCGCGTGATGACCGCACCTTGGTTTGCGCTTCCGAACTTCAACTCGATTTTTGAAAGCAGTAGGTTTTATCCTTCAGCTGTATTAAGTATGGCGCCGCTAGCTCTGGTTACTATTTCCGAGCATTTGGGCCATATCATGGTGCTGAATAAAATCACAGGCCATAATTTCTTTAAAGATCCCGGACTCAGTCATACATTGGCTGGTGATGGTACAGCTTCAATTGCAGCATCATTGGTTGGCGGCCCATCAGTAACTTCATACGGGGAAAACATTGGCGTTATGCAGATGAGCCGTGTCTACTCTGTGTGGGTCATTGGTGGCGCAGCTGTCCTGGCTGTTCTATTGAGTTTTATCGGTAAATTGTCCGCTTTGATTGAGACGGTTCCTGGCGCTGTCATCGGTGGCGTTGGATTCATGCTTTATGGTGTGATTGCGGCAGCCGGCCTGCAGGTGATTGTTGATAGTAAAGTTGACTATTCAAAAAAACGCAATCTAATGGTAGCAGCGCCAATTCTTGTGATCGGCATTGGTAATTTCCATCTGCAGCTGTCAAACGGATTGGATTTTTCCGGTGTTGCTTTGGCAACGGTGATCGGTATCCTCTTGAATTTGATTCTGCCTAAAGTTGCTGCATCTGAAAAGTAA
- a CDS encoding glucose 1-dehydrogenase yields MVDRLKGKVAIITGGNGGIGEAIAADFIAEGAKVVITGRNGEKGQQAASKLGPDALFIQQDVSKEADWKKVVDSTIEKFGKFDILVNNAGVGGVGKPLAEMSLAEFNWTQSINLSGNFLGVHFAFKQMSEPGSIVDVSSVAGLRGLPGAADYSASKGGTRLLTKAAALEALQMGKKIRVNSIHPGWIDTDIIPDEMRASVIAMTPMRHLGQPKDIAKLATYLASDESAFTTGAEFVADGGIMA; encoded by the coding sequence ATGGTTGATCGTTTGAAAGGCAAAGTAGCGATTATTACGGGTGGCAATGGCGGCATCGGCGAAGCAATTGCGGCCGATTTCATTGCGGAAGGCGCGAAAGTCGTTATCACAGGACGCAATGGCGAAAAGGGCCAACAGGCAGCTTCAAAACTCGGTCCTGATGCCTTATTTATTCAGCAGGATGTCAGCAAAGAAGCTGACTGGAAAAAAGTTGTCGACAGTACGATTGAGAAATTCGGCAAATTCGATATTCTTGTGAATAACGCCGGTGTTGGTGGTGTGGGGAAACCTTTGGCAGAAATGTCATTGGCCGAATTTAACTGGACACAGTCTATCAATTTGTCCGGGAATTTTCTTGGCGTTCATTTTGCTTTCAAACAAATGTCTGAGCCGGGTTCAATTGTTGACGTCTCTTCGGTTGCAGGTTTGCGAGGTCTGCCTGGTGCCGCTGACTATTCTGCATCGAAAGGCGGCACGCGCTTATTGACCAAAGCTGCTGCTTTGGAAGCTCTGCAAATGGGCAAAAAGATTCGTGTCAATTCCATTCACCCAGGTTGGATTGATACAGATATTATTCCTGATGAGATGCGGGCAAGCGTGATTGCTATGACCCCGATGCGCCATTTGGGACAGCCGAAAGATATTGCCAAACTGGCGACTTATCTCGCCTCCGACGAAAGTGCCTTTACGACTGGCGCTGAATTTGTTGCCGATGGCGGTATCATGGCCTAG